In a genomic window of Bradyrhizobium ontarionense:
- a CDS encoding NUDIX hydrolase, which translates to MSLRNRRLQSTFVRPESVSESVVYESPWLVVRKVVKAMPSGAEAAFYLRDEPDVVVCLPFTEKQTCILVEEFRHGPDRSLFEIPGGNVDPGESIVKAAEREVLEETGYAGESVHLVSTWISAYSRARKHIFLMRNARRVKEPDIADSELLRVLDVSLEEFVGVLKSGELTDLDAGLLCLEYLREGSPLRAERSPASSP; encoded by the coding sequence ATGTCGCTACGCAACAGGCGCCTTCAGAGCACCTTTGTGAGGCCGGAAAGCGTTTCCGAGAGCGTGGTCTATGAATCGCCTTGGCTGGTTGTGAGGAAGGTCGTGAAGGCCATGCCATCCGGGGCCGAAGCGGCCTTCTATCTCCGAGACGAGCCGGATGTTGTCGTGTGCCTTCCGTTTACGGAAAAGCAGACCTGCATCCTGGTCGAAGAGTTCAGGCATGGACCGGATCGTTCGCTGTTCGAGATACCCGGCGGAAACGTGGATCCGGGTGAATCGATAGTGAAAGCCGCGGAGCGGGAAGTCCTAGAGGAAACGGGATACGCTGGGGAGTCCGTTCATCTCGTTTCGACCTGGATTTCGGCATACTCGCGCGCGCGAAAGCATATTTTCCTGATGAGGAACGCCCGCCGGGTGAAAGAGCCCGATATCGCCGACTCGGAATTGTTGCGCGTCCTCGATGTGTCACTGGAGGAATTCGTGGGCGTGCTCAAAAGCGGCGAGCTCACGGATCTGGATGCCGGATTGTTGTGTCTGGAGTATTTGCGCGAAGGCTCTCCGCTCCGGGCGGAGCGCAGCCCGGCGAGTTCGCCGTAG
- a CDS encoding non-ribosomal peptide synthetase, producing MAGHRATYRGDARVNKSDDPPQGEIETILGEVWSELLGLKKLNRHDNFFELGGHSLHVVRLLNQVHQLFGVELPLVALFKQPTIAALAQAIVDEKARHSPVTAPAISAVPAGKDLSPSFSQQRLWFLTRLYDAGANLNLHLVRHLEGPLDKAAWRRSLNRLFERHDALRSIFVVHDGLLYVNLLPADAGLPVVEYDLRDSGKSPEELARLLQREQAAPFDLMCGPLIRGTLIQLADDQHVFLLSVHHIVFDGWSMSILVRELSALYEAFSQGRDDPFAPLSVQFADYAAWQSQWQSLNQLPKQAEYWRKTLADAPPFLNLPTDRPRPPQQSFAGAGVPIRIDGELTQNLKRFGQDRGITLFMTLLAAWAIVLARVSGQDSVIIGTTTANRKRPEVEPLIGCFINALALRLKLSSGLNIEDLLSQVRQVTLDAQYNQDLAFEQVLELTQPTRRLDCTPLFQVLFDWHNDGRDTFKLPGIHVKATEFVTNHVNFDLHLDLCEEKEGVSGVLRYATALFDRSTIERHVGYFLAVLNALVANGAATMPIGQLDILSASERSLILNRWNQTEGEYPDGRCVHQLFEEQVERTPEATALIHDGPNITYRELNERANRLAHHLIACGVDGDTRVAICVDRGPGLVVGLIGILKAGGTYVPLAPDYPAQRLRYMLDDSGAEVIVTQGAFRERLGEHTIKTVLIDDDSGVVDGRPSTNPALRTTPDSLAYVIYTSGSTGAPKGVMGTHRGIANRVQWDAGSAHEVYVQKTTPNFIDVLWEIFMPLVRGQRVLIVSEAASKDPSQLIPILAKHKVTRIVLVPSLLRALMESGTELGRRLPDLLYWESSGEPLPLALAREFCAQHPKAKLVNVYGASEFWDATYFVVQGTEDGSVPIGQPILNMRVYLLDEYKRPVPVGVVGELYVGGVGVALGYLGRPELTEQRFFPDPFCEAAGARMYRSGDLARYLPDGTIEFVGRNDQQIKIRGFRVELGEIEACLVRNAEVREAVVVSRETAPQDARLVAYVVPETVGTDDLGKRLYAHLSDALPDYMVPAAFVELAEFPLTPSGKVDRMALPAPDGKAHLYQAYEPPLGDIEKILSSVWMEILGVERVGRNDNFFQLGGNSLAALNVVNRLRRAGVHLNIRTLFTAPSLMALALEANRIV from the coding sequence GTGGCCGGCCATCGTGCTACGTATCGCGGTGATGCGCGGGTCAACAAGTCCGACGATCCGCCGCAAGGTGAGATCGAAACGATCCTCGGGGAAGTGTGGAGCGAGCTCCTCGGGCTGAAGAAACTCAACCGCCACGACAACTTCTTCGAGCTTGGAGGACACTCCCTTCACGTCGTTCGATTGCTCAATCAAGTGCACCAACTGTTTGGCGTGGAGCTGCCACTCGTCGCCCTGTTCAAGCAGCCGACGATTGCGGCATTGGCGCAGGCGATCGTTGACGAGAAGGCTCGTCATAGCCCCGTCACGGCGCCGGCCATCAGCGCTGTGCCGGCCGGCAAGGATCTGTCGCCGTCCTTTTCACAACAGAGGTTGTGGTTTCTCACGCGGCTCTACGATGCCGGCGCAAACTTGAACTTGCATCTGGTCAGGCATCTGGAGGGTCCGTTGGACAAGGCGGCGTGGCGCCGCAGCTTGAATCGCCTGTTCGAACGTCATGACGCACTTCGCTCGATATTTGTCGTTCATGACGGCTTGCTGTACGTCAATCTTCTGCCTGCGGATGCCGGGCTGCCAGTCGTGGAATACGATCTGAGAGATAGCGGGAAATCGCCCGAAGAGTTGGCGCGTCTCCTGCAACGGGAGCAAGCCGCGCCGTTCGATTTGATGTGCGGGCCGCTCATTCGCGGCACATTGATCCAACTTGCCGACGATCAACACGTCTTCCTGCTCAGTGTGCACCATATCGTCTTCGACGGATGGTCGATGAGCATATTGGTGCGTGAACTGAGTGCGCTGTACGAGGCATTCAGCCAGGGTCGGGATGACCCGTTTGCGCCGCTGTCGGTGCAGTTCGCGGACTATGCCGCGTGGCAGTCGCAGTGGCAGTCACTCAATCAGTTGCCAAAGCAGGCAGAATATTGGCGTAAAACGCTGGCCGATGCGCCGCCGTTCCTCAATTTGCCTACGGATCGTCCACGTCCGCCGCAGCAATCGTTCGCGGGTGCGGGAGTTCCGATCCGGATCGATGGCGAGTTGACGCAAAATCTCAAGCGGTTTGGCCAGGATCGTGGGATCACGCTGTTCATGACGCTGCTTGCCGCGTGGGCGATCGTGCTTGCCAGAGTGTCTGGCCAGGACAGCGTCATCATCGGAACGACGACGGCCAATCGCAAGCGCCCGGAAGTCGAGCCGCTGATCGGCTGCTTCATCAATGCTCTCGCCTTGCGCCTGAAATTGTCCAGTGGATTAAATATCGAGGACCTGCTGTCGCAGGTACGGCAAGTCACCCTGGATGCGCAATACAATCAGGATCTGGCGTTCGAGCAGGTCCTGGAATTGACGCAGCCGACCCGCCGACTGGATTGCACGCCGCTGTTCCAGGTGTTGTTCGACTGGCATAACGACGGGCGGGACACGTTCAAATTGCCCGGCATTCATGTCAAGGCGACGGAGTTTGTCACCAATCACGTGAATTTCGACCTGCACCTCGATCTATGCGAGGAGAAGGAGGGTGTCAGCGGTGTCCTACGCTACGCGACAGCGCTGTTCGATCGATCCACGATCGAGCGTCACGTCGGATACTTTCTGGCGGTCCTCAACGCCCTTGTCGCAAACGGCGCTGCGACGATGCCGATCGGCCAGCTCGATATTCTCTCCGCGTCCGAGCGGTCACTGATCCTGAACCGCTGGAATCAGACGGAAGGGGAGTATCCTGACGGTCGGTGTGTTCACCAACTGTTTGAGGAGCAAGTGGAACGGACGCCGGAGGCGACGGCGCTGATCCATGACGGCCCGAATATCACCTATCGCGAGTTGAACGAGCGGGCGAACCGGCTTGCGCACCACCTGATTGCGTGTGGGGTTGATGGTGATACCCGTGTCGCCATCTGCGTCGATCGAGGCCCAGGATTGGTGGTCGGATTGATCGGCATCCTCAAAGCCGGTGGTACTTATGTGCCACTTGCTCCGGACTATCCGGCGCAGCGCTTGCGCTACATGCTCGATGATTCCGGAGCTGAAGTCATCGTGACGCAAGGCGCTTTCAGGGAAAGGCTGGGCGAACATACGATCAAAACGGTTCTGATCGATGATGACAGCGGTGTCGTCGACGGGCGGCCGTCAACCAACCCGGCGTTGCGAACGACGCCCGATAGTCTCGCATACGTCATTTACACGTCTGGATCGACCGGCGCGCCGAAGGGAGTCATGGGGACCCATCGCGGCATTGCAAACCGGGTGCAATGGGATGCCGGTTCGGCGCATGAGGTGTACGTCCAGAAGACCACGCCAAACTTCATCGACGTGTTGTGGGAAATCTTCATGCCGCTCGTGCGCGGTCAGCGCGTGCTGATCGTTTCGGAAGCGGCAAGTAAGGATCCATCCCAACTGATTCCGATCCTGGCGAAACACAAGGTGACCAGAATTGTTCTGGTCCCGTCTCTGTTGCGCGCCTTAATGGAGAGCGGAACGGAGCTCGGAAGGCGCTTGCCGGATTTGCTGTACTGGGAGAGCAGTGGAGAGCCGTTGCCCCTGGCGTTAGCCAGGGAGTTCTGCGCTCAACATCCCAAGGCGAAACTTGTGAACGTCTATGGCGCATCGGAGTTCTGGGACGCCACATATTTCGTCGTTCAGGGCACGGAGGACGGCTCGGTGCCCATCGGCCAACCGATCCTGAATATGCGGGTGTACCTGCTGGACGAATACAAGCGGCCTGTGCCCGTTGGTGTGGTTGGAGAGTTGTATGTCGGAGGGGTGGGCGTCGCGCTTGGATATCTCGGTCGGCCGGAACTGACGGAGCAGCGCTTCTTTCCAGATCCCTTCTGCGAAGCCGCTGGAGCGCGGATGTATCGCAGCGGTGATCTGGCGCGGTATCTGCCGGACGGCACAATCGAGTTTGTCGGGCGCAACGACCAGCAGATCAAGATACGCGGGTTCAGGGTCGAGCTCGGCGAAATCGAGGCATGCCTGGTCCGGAACGCGGAGGTTCGCGAGGCGGTCGTGGTGTCGCGGGAGACGGCCCCGCAGGATGCGCGTCTGGTCGCGTATGTGGTTCCGGAAACCGTTGGCACCGACGATTTGGGAAAGCGCCTGTATGCACATTTGAGCGATGCGCTTCCCGACTACATGGTGCCGGCGGCGTTTGTCGAGTTGGCAGAGTTCCCGCTCACGCCTTCCGGCAAGGTCGACCGCATGGCGCTCCCGGCCCCGGATGGAAAGGCACATCTCTATCAAGCGTATGAGCCGCCGCTCGGTGATATCGAGAAAATCCTGAGCTCGGTGTGGATGGAGATCCTGGGTGTCGAGCGTGTCGGCCGGAACGACAATTTCTTCCAGCTGGGCGGAAATTCGCTTGCGGCCCTGAACGTGGTCAATCGCCTGCGTCGCGCAGGCGTCCATCTGAATATCCGGACCCTGTTCACGGCGCCGAGTCTGATGGCCTTGGCACTGGAAGCGAACCGGATAGTATGA
- a CDS encoding non-ribosomal peptide synthetase: protein MSVDSQQTFPATHGQQGLWLLDQLDPGRPIFNVPLELELDGPLSVPCLQSSLNALVVRHESLRTIFRSEGGLPYQVVVEPAPVTLSYNDFERHDAQEQRSRIDALRALSMSTRFDLSRGPLIAATLARKSADHHVLLIVMHHIITDGWSLTILRRDLLAFYRAAIRRQPVELADLAIQFGDFAVHQRRWLEDGGALEKLSDYWRQALDGVPPPIDLPPTLRSAPEPTYRSATLRATLGAGTLAALEQCARGLRSTPFCLLATALFITLNRYTGSRDLVIGTPMAGRDQVEIEDLVGFFVNDVLLRYRLDGSPTFREAVTELDGIVLGARQHQGFPFLKLVELVRPAEGLSHDPLFQVWFAYHHFPSTADRAGDLSVRACPVDKTANWTGVAVEFTRHAETLELAVTYAVERYDAAFIEQFTKHYMAIVEAALASPNGAIDKLEMLSPEERDRLIASGRGPVHEIGHATVVERFRRSAALRPTAIALRAGDTTLTYSELSRRVDEIAGHLALPPGGIIAVALPRGVDLVATLLAVLASGCAYLPLDAGYPIDRLAFMLRDSGAELMVTHSTLTGTLPAFSHRLLIDRLGEVEAGAAPLPKGPGPDHTAYVIYTSGSTGTPKGVVISHRALTNLLLAIEINPGFDSADQFLALTTISFDIATLELFLPLVTGGTLIMARDVEARDPNALIALLASTCATVMQATPSTWRMLIDSGWEGRRGLRAWCGGERLPTSLASDLLTRVDSLFNMYGPTETTIWSAAAESLGTGTYNGSEPLGGILANTQIVILDEEGRLVPRGVDGEIHIGGSGLAVGYHDRADLTAQRFVPLDLPEHGGERIFYKTGDRGRWIDCERFAFGSRVDRQVKLRGVRIELGEIEAALIASGLFKEAIADVFDNSAGSQFLVAYVVPKAPTSVDENALDEHLRKMLPQQCVPNKIVSLDAIPRTNNAKVNHAALPRPVEAPRVTRVGGDRDDVTERIRTIWVKLLGNSSFDVNDNFFRIGGHSLIASRMIHDLGQAFSFKAPLRLAYEAPTVASLARRVKEMAGPG from the coding sequence ATGAGCGTTGATAGCCAGCAGACGTTTCCCGCGACCCACGGCCAACAAGGACTCTGGCTGCTCGATCAACTCGATCCAGGGCGGCCGATCTTCAACGTCCCGCTGGAGCTTGAGCTTGACGGCCCGCTCTCCGTGCCTTGCCTGCAATCCAGCCTCAACGCGCTGGTGGTCCGGCACGAATCCTTGCGAACGATCTTCCGCAGCGAGGGAGGGCTACCATACCAGGTGGTGGTCGAGCCGGCGCCTGTAACCCTGTCTTACAACGATTTCGAACGGCATGATGCGCAGGAGCAGCGCTCCAGGATCGACGCCCTGCGCGCCCTGTCCATGTCGACCAGGTTCGACTTGTCGCGGGGGCCGCTGATCGCGGCCACGCTGGCACGCAAGTCAGCCGATCATCATGTTCTGCTCATCGTGATGCATCACATCATCACGGACGGATGGTCGCTGACCATCCTGAGGCGCGACCTGCTCGCGTTCTACCGGGCCGCGATCCGGCGCCAGCCGGTCGAACTGGCGGATCTCGCCATCCAGTTTGGCGACTTCGCCGTTCATCAGCGGCGCTGGCTGGAGGATGGAGGAGCCCTGGAGAAGCTGAGCGACTATTGGCGACAGGCGCTGGACGGCGTGCCTCCTCCGATCGACCTTCCCCCGACACTCCGCTCCGCCCCCGAGCCGACTTACAGATCGGCCACGCTTCGCGCCACCCTGGGAGCCGGCACCCTGGCCGCACTGGAGCAATGCGCGCGAGGCCTTCGGTCGACGCCATTCTGCTTGCTGGCGACCGCGCTTTTCATCACCCTCAACAGGTACACGGGAAGTCGAGACCTCGTCATCGGCACGCCCATGGCCGGACGCGACCAAGTCGAGATCGAAGATCTGGTGGGCTTTTTCGTCAACGATGTCCTTTTGCGGTACCGGCTCGATGGTTCTCCGACGTTTAGGGAGGCCGTGACCGAGCTTGACGGGATCGTTCTCGGCGCACGCCAGCACCAGGGCTTTCCGTTCCTGAAACTGGTCGAGTTGGTGCGGCCGGCGGAGGGATTGAGCCACGATCCGTTGTTCCAGGTCTGGTTTGCCTACCATCACTTTCCGTCGACGGCCGACCGCGCCGGCGATCTCTCCGTGCGCGCATGCCCCGTCGACAAGACCGCCAACTGGACGGGAGTGGCCGTGGAATTCACGCGGCACGCCGAAACGCTCGAACTCGCCGTCACATATGCGGTGGAACGATACGACGCGGCTTTCATAGAGCAGTTCACCAAGCACTATATGGCGATCGTAGAAGCTGCATTGGCGTCCCCAAACGGCGCGATCGACAAATTGGAGATGCTGTCACCCGAGGAGCGAGACCGATTGATCGCGTCGGGACGCGGACCCGTCCACGAAATCGGGCATGCTACCGTCGTCGAACGATTTCGGCGTAGCGCAGCCCTTCGGCCGACAGCCATCGCCCTGCGAGCTGGCGACACGACACTGACCTATTCGGAGCTGTCCCGTCGGGTCGATGAGATAGCCGGCCACCTCGCGCTTCCTCCGGGAGGGATCATCGCCGTCGCCCTTCCACGAGGGGTCGATCTCGTCGCAACGCTGCTGGCTGTCCTTGCCTCCGGCTGCGCGTATTTGCCACTCGATGCCGGCTATCCGATCGATCGCCTGGCCTTCATGCTGCGCGATTCCGGTGCCGAGCTGATGGTCACGCACAGCACGCTCACCGGCACTCTGCCTGCGTTCTCCCACCGACTGCTGATAGACCGACTTGGCGAGGTGGAGGCCGGCGCAGCGCCCCTCCCGAAGGGTCCAGGTCCCGACCACACCGCGTATGTCATCTATACTTCCGGCTCCACCGGCACGCCCAAGGGAGTCGTGATTTCCCACCGCGCCCTGACCAACCTGCTCTTGGCCATCGAAATCAATCCGGGGTTTGACAGCGCGGATCAGTTCCTTGCCTTGACCACGATCAGCTTCGACATCGCCACCCTTGAACTGTTCTTGCCTCTCGTCACCGGCGGGACCCTCATCATGGCGAGGGACGTGGAGGCGCGCGATCCGAACGCCTTGATCGCACTTCTCGCCTCGACCTGCGCGACCGTCATGCAGGCGACGCCTTCGACATGGCGGATGCTCATCGACTCGGGATGGGAGGGGCGTCGCGGCCTGCGCGCCTGGTGCGGCGGCGAGCGGCTCCCCACCTCGCTGGCGTCCGATCTCCTCACACGGGTCGACTCCCTGTTCAACATGTACGGACCAACCGAGACGACGATCTGGTCCGCGGCGGCAGAGTCCCTTGGAACGGGGACTTATAATGGATCGGAGCCGCTGGGTGGGATTCTCGCCAACACCCAGATCGTAATCCTCGACGAGGAGGGACGGCTCGTCCCCAGAGGCGTCGACGGGGAAATCCATATCGGCGGCAGCGGCCTGGCGGTGGGCTACCATGATCGTGCGGACTTGACGGCTCAACGGTTCGTACCGCTGGATCTGCCCGAACACGGAGGAGAACGAATTTTCTACAAAACCGGCGATCGTGGACGCTGGATCGACTGCGAGAGATTCGCCTTCGGCTCCCGCGTCGACCGGCAGGTCAAGCTCCGCGGCGTGCGCATCGAACTGGGCGAGATCGAAGCCGCACTCATAGCCAGTGGGCTCTTCAAGGAAGCCATCGCCGACGTCTTCGACAACAGCGCCGGCTCACAGTTTCTGGTCGCCTATGTCGTGCCGAAGGCCCCGACGTCCGTCGACGAAAATGCCCTGGACGAGCATCTCCGGAAGATGCTGCCACAGCAATGCGTGCCCAACAAAATCGTATCGCTGGACGCCATTCCCCGGACGAACAATGCGAAAGTGAACCATGCCGCCTTGCCAAGACCGGTCGAAGCTCCCCGGGTTACGCGGGTCGGCGGCGATCGCGACGACGTCACGGAACGTATCCGCACCATCTGGGTCAAGCTGCTCGGCAATAGCAGCTTCGACGTCAACGACAACTTCTTCCGAATAGGCGGGCATTCGCTGATCGCATCGCGGATGATCCACGATCTCGGACAGGCCTTTTCGTTCAAGGCTCCCCTCCGGCTCGCTTACGAAGCTCCTACCGTTGCCTCCCTCGCGCGTCGCGTCAAGGAGATGGCTGGACCCGGTTAG
- a CDS encoding MFS transporter — protein MALSIKAHPFIDLLNDRNISFLWAGLAFSAFGNELNRMAVLWLAIEVAGPNASLLPFAQNALVLAVSLSAGIVVDRFSSRTLMIGADLLSAVAAVLPVVYASIYGVTLPVLIVSAMSLAALTAVFQPALWASIPNIARTGERIQAVNGLLDATARLSRLVGPFTAGVLSTALPVIHFLTLNALSFLVSAWSIAAMVRAAGASKPSIVAETDTAMARLMRGVLIIGKRPDARIMLVANTTVLVAWTIGITLGLPFLVAGTHMAGFGLSGLGAVAALAAAYGAGDLVSSVLTAGYQPRRLGRFMFSGYAVFGGALVLMPISLWLLPESTWLSATMVAAFVAATGGPMFFIPMMTYLQTQFDGPDLASVIRLRLALMAAAMMIGAGLGPLLFGKFGAVSAIGLAGALIGSIGVYGSVRWADIESFR, from the coding sequence ATGGCGTTATCAATAAAGGCGCATCCATTCATCGACTTGTTGAACGATCGCAATATCAGTTTCCTCTGGGCGGGCCTTGCATTCTCGGCGTTCGGTAACGAGCTGAACAGAATGGCCGTCTTGTGGCTCGCGATCGAAGTTGCCGGCCCAAATGCCAGTCTGTTGCCTTTCGCACAGAACGCGCTGGTGCTGGCCGTAAGCCTCAGCGCCGGCATCGTCGTCGACAGATTCTCATCGCGCACGCTGATGATAGGCGCCGACCTGTTGTCGGCAGTCGCTGCGGTTCTGCCCGTCGTCTACGCCAGCATCTACGGGGTAACCCTGCCGGTCCTGATCGTTTCCGCGATGAGCCTGGCCGCACTGACCGCTGTGTTTCAGCCCGCGCTTTGGGCGAGCATTCCGAATATCGCCAGAACCGGAGAACGCATTCAAGCCGTCAACGGGCTGCTGGACGCGACGGCCCGGCTGTCGAGACTGGTTGGCCCCTTCACCGCAGGCGTTCTGAGCACCGCGCTCCCCGTCATCCATTTTCTGACCCTGAACGCGCTGAGCTTCCTCGTCTCCGCGTGGAGCATCGCAGCCATGGTGAGGGCTGCGGGTGCAAGCAAGCCATCGATCGTCGCTGAAACCGATACGGCGATGGCGCGGCTCATGCGGGGTGTTTTAATCATAGGAAAACGACCGGACGCGCGCATCATGCTGGTTGCGAATACGACTGTCCTGGTCGCCTGGACAATTGGAATCACCCTTGGCCTGCCGTTCCTGGTGGCAGGTACGCACATGGCGGGATTTGGCTTGTCCGGGCTGGGAGCGGTGGCCGCCCTGGCGGCCGCTTATGGTGCCGGCGACCTGGTGTCGAGCGTGTTGACCGCCGGCTATCAGCCGCGCCGGCTCGGTCGGTTCATGTTCAGCGGCTACGCCGTCTTTGGCGGGGCGCTTGTCTTGATGCCGATTTCGCTTTGGCTGCTGCCGGAGTCCACTTGGCTATCGGCGACCATGGTCGCCGCCTTCGTCGCGGCGACGGGCGGACCCATGTTCTTCATCCCGATGATGACCTATCTGCAAACCCAATTCGATGGACCGGACCTTGCAAGCGTCATCCGGCTTCGCCTCGCATTGATGGCGGCCGCGATGATGATCGGCGCGGGACTCGGGCCACTTCTGTTCGGCAAGTTCGGGGCCGTCAGCGCCATCGGTCTCGCAGGCGCGTTGATCGGCTCGATCGGGGTGTACGGAAGCGTTCGATGGGCGGATATCGAATCATTTCGCTGA